A genomic stretch from Canis lupus baileyi chromosome 3, mCanLup2.hap1, whole genome shotgun sequence includes:
- the KCNJ12 gene encoding ATP-sensitive inward rectifier potassium channel 12: MTSAGRANPYSIVSSEEDGLHLVTMSGANGFGNGKVHTRRRCRNRFVKKNGQCNIEFANMDEKSQRYLADMFTTCVDIRWRYMLLIFSLAFLASWLLFGIIFWVIAVAHGDLEPAEGRGRTPCVMQVHGFMAAFLFSIETQTTIGYGLRCVTEECPVAVFMVVAQSIVGCIIDSFMIGAIMAKMARPKKRAQTLLFSHNAVVALRDGKLCLMWRVGNLRKSHIVEAHVRAQLIKPRVTEEGEYIPLDQIDIDVGFDKGLDRIFLVSPITILHEIDEASPLFGISRQDLETDDFEIVVILEGMVEATAMTTQARSSYLANEILWGHRFEPVLFEEKNQYKIDYSHFHKTYEVPSTPRCSAKDLVENKFLLPSANSFCYENELAFLSRDEEDEADGGQDGRSPQARHDFDRPQASGGGSGGGGGGGGVGVLEQRPYRRESEI, encoded by the coding sequence ATGACCTCGGCCGGCAGGGCCAACCCCTACAGTATCGTGTCATCGGAGGAGGACGGGCTGCACCTGGTCACCATGTCGGGTGCCAACGGCTTCGGCAACGGCAAGGTGCACACGCGGCGCCGATGCCGAAACCGCTTCGTCAAGAAGAACGGCCAGTGCAACATCGAGTTTGCCAACATGGACGAGAAGTCGCAGCGCTACCTGGCCGACATGTTCACCACCTGCGTGGACATCCGCTGGCGCTACATGCTGCTCATCTTCTCGCTGGCCTTCCTCGCCTCCTGGCTCCTGTTCGGCATCATCTTCTGGGTGATCGCGGTGGCCCACGGCGACCTGGAGCCGGCCGAGGGCCGCGGCCGCACGCCCTGCGTGATGCAGGTCCACGGCTTCATGGCCGCCTTCCTCTTCTCCATTGAGACGCAGACCACCATCGGCTACGGGCTGCGCTGCGTGACAGAGGAGTGCCCGGTGGCCGTCTTCATGGTGGTGGCGCAGTCCATAGTGGGCTGCATCATCGACTCCTTCATGATCGGCGCCATCATGGCCAAGATGGCCCGGCCCAAGAAGCGGGCGCAGACCCTGCTGTTCAGCCACAACGCCGTGGTGGCGCTGCGCGACGGCAAGCTCTGCCTCATGTGGCGAGTGGGCAACCTGAGGAAGAGCCACATTGTGGAGGCCCACGTGCGTGCCCAGCTCATCAAGCCGAGGGTCACCGAGGAGGGCGAGTACATCCCACTGGACCAGATCGACATCGACGTTGGCTTCGACAAGGGCCTCGATCGCATCTTCCTCGTGTCCCCCATCACCATCCTGCATGAGATTGATGAGGCCAGCCCGCTGTTTGGCATCAGCCGGCAGGACCTGGAGACCGACGACTTCGAGATCGTGGTCATCCTGGAGGGCATGGTGGAGGCCACGGCCATGACCACGCAGGCCCGCAGCTCCTACCTGGCCAACGAGATCCTGTGGGGCCATCGCTTCGAGCCTGTCCTCTTCGAGGAGAAGAACCAGTACAAGATCGACTACTCCCACTTCCACAAGACCTACGAGGTGCCCTCCACACCCCGCTGTAGCGCCAAGGACCTGGTGGAGAACAAATTCCTGCTGCCCAGTGCCAACTCCTTCTGTTATGAGAACGAGCTAGCCTTCCTGAGCCGCGATGAGGAAGACGAGGCCGATGGAGGCCAGGATGGCCGTAGCCCCCAGGCTCGGCATGACTTTGACAGACCCCAGGccagtggtggtggtagtggcggtggtggtggtggtggtggtgtcggTGTCCTTGAGCAGCGGCCTTACAGACGGGAGTCAGAGATCTGA